In Streptococcus uberis, a single window of DNA contains:
- a CDS encoding ABC transporter ATP-binding protein, with product MSTRDIAVKVEHVSKSFKLPTEATKSFRTTLVNRFRGIKGYTEQKVLKDINFEVKKGDFFGIVGRNGSGKSTLLKIISQIYVPEKGTVTVEGKMVSFIELGVGFNPELTGRENVYMNGAMLGFTQEEVDAMYEDIVDFAELHDFMNQKLKNYSSGMQVRLAFSVAIKAQGDVLILDEVLAVGDEAFQRKCNDYFMERKESGKTTILVTHDMAAVKKYCNRAVLIEDGLVKALGDPDDVANQYSFDNAIASETVEKKEDGKSTEKKESQLISDFSAQLLTKPQISPDEDITISFSYNVLKDMETHVALSFIDIDTNLGLYNDNSMSLKTNGQGQKTVTMTCQMSYLNHAKLKLAATVRDKDKHPLAFLPVNEIPVILIDRKVDASNESEWDANTGILRRSSQWT from the coding sequence ATGTCAACGAGAGATATTGCAGTAAAAGTAGAACATGTTAGTAAATCATTTAAATTGCCTACGGAAGCAACAAAGAGTTTCAGAACAACTCTGGTTAATCGTTTTCGAGGAATCAAAGGTTACACAGAACAAAAAGTCTTAAAGGATATCAATTTTGAAGTGAAAAAAGGTGATTTTTTCGGAATTGTTGGACGTAACGGTTCAGGAAAATCAACACTCTTAAAAATTATTTCTCAAATCTATGTTCCTGAAAAAGGGACTGTTACTGTTGAAGGGAAAATGGTATCTTTTATCGAACTCGGTGTCGGTTTTAATCCTGAATTAACAGGTCGTGAAAATGTCTATATGAACGGTGCAATGCTTGGATTTACACAAGAAGAAGTAGATGCCATGTATGAAGATATCGTTGATTTTGCAGAGCTTCATGACTTTATGAATCAAAAGCTAAAAAATTATTCTAGTGGGATGCAAGTCCGTTTAGCTTTCTCTGTTGCTATCAAAGCCCAAGGCGATGTGCTTATTTTGGATGAAGTGCTAGCCGTAGGGGATGAAGCTTTCCAACGAAAATGTAATGATTATTTTATGGAAAGAAAAGAAAGTGGCAAAACAACGATACTGGTCACACACGATATGGCTGCCGTAAAAAAATATTGTAATCGTGCTGTTTTAATTGAGGATGGATTGGTTAAGGCGCTAGGGGATCCTGATGACGTCGCCAATCAATACAGTTTTGATAATGCTATTGCTTCAGAGACTGTTGAGAAGAAAGAAGATGGAAAGAGCACTGAGAAAAAAGAAAGCCAATTGATATCAGATTTTTCGGCGCAATTATTAACCAAACCTCAAATATCTCCTGATGAGGATATAACAATTTCATTTTCTTATAATGTCTTGAAAGATATGGAAACACATGTTGCCCTATCTTTCATTGATATTGACACAAATTTAGGGTTATATAATGACAATTCAATGTCACTAAAAACAAATGGTCAAGGTCAAAAAACAGTGACAATGACATGTCAAATGTCTTATTTGAACCATGCCAAACTAAAACTTGCGGCTACCGTTCGAGATAAAGATAAGCATCCATTAGCTTTTCTCCCAGTAAATGAAATTCCTGTCATTTTAATTGATAGAAAAGTTGATGCTTCCAATGAATCTGAGTGGGATGCTAATACTGGTATTCTTAGAAGAAGTAGTCAGTGGACATAA
- a CDS encoding glycosyltransferase — protein MKKILFVSPTGTLDNGAEISITNLMVLLTQEGYDIINVIPKIKHSTHDAYLHKMRENQIKVYELDYTNWWWESAPGVKIGHLEDRSAYYQKYIYEIRKIIAEEAVDLVITSTANLFQGALAAACERIPHYWIIHEFPLDEFAYYKELIPFIEEYSDKIFTVEGKLTEFLRPLLKESQKLFPFVPFVNIKKNNNLKTGEETRLISISRINENKNQLELLKAYQSMAEPKPELLFVGDWDDSYKEKCDDFIQSHQLKTVRFLGHQSNPWNLMTDKDILVLNSKMETFGLVFVEALIQGIPVLASNNYGYSSVVDYFGCGKLYHLGDEKELVALLNEFVTNFSEEKKKSLTQSFMVEEKYTIEKSYCTLLDAISNENSVKSDRPIWLSQFLGAYNPLSTFSPAGKESISIYYRDENGNWSENQKLVFSLFNRDSFTFSVPKGMTRIRLDMSERPSYYDKITLVDSDTMTQLLPTNVSGFEENNSFYFNHSDPQMEFNVSFSKNNVFQLSYQLANLENIFQDSFLPNQLVQKLLSFKEKQSDLEMLKIENHQLQEKNKLKQEQLEEMVVRYNSVIHSRRWSIPTKMINFLRRKK, from the coding sequence ATGAAAAAGATACTTTTTGTTTCTCCCACAGGTACATTAGATAATGGTGCGGAGATTTCAATAACTAATCTAATGGTATTACTAACTCAAGAGGGTTACGATATTATTAATGTTATTCCTAAAATAAAACATAGTACTCATGATGCATATCTTCATAAAATGAGAGAAAATCAGATTAAAGTCTATGAATTGGATTACACCAATTGGTGGTGGGAATCTGCACCTGGGGTTAAAATAGGTCATTTAGAAGATCGGTCGGCTTACTACCAAAAATATATCTATGAAATCAGAAAAATTATTGCTGAAGAAGCCGTTGATTTAGTTATAACGTCAACCGCTAATCTTTTTCAAGGGGCTTTGGCTGCAGCATGTGAGAGAATCCCACATTATTGGATTATTCATGAATTTCCATTGGATGAGTTCGCCTATTACAAAGAACTGATTCCATTTATTGAAGAATATTCAGATAAGATTTTTACAGTTGAGGGAAAATTGACCGAATTTCTTCGACCTCTACTTAAAGAGTCACAAAAGTTATTTCCTTTTGTACCTTTTGTTAATATTAAGAAAAATAATAACCTCAAAACTGGTGAAGAAACAAGGCTTATATCTATCAGTCGAATTAATGAAAATAAGAATCAATTGGAATTATTAAAAGCCTATCAGTCAATGGCAGAACCGAAACCAGAGTTGCTATTTGTTGGGGATTGGGATGATAGTTACAAAGAAAAATGTGATGATTTTATTCAAAGTCATCAGCTTAAAACGGTTCGTTTTCTAGGACATCAAAGTAATCCTTGGAATCTTATGACGGACAAAGATATTTTGGTTTTGAATTCCAAAATGGAAACGTTCGGTCTTGTTTTTGTTGAAGCTCTTATCCAGGGAATTCCCGTTTTGGCGTCAAATAATTATGGTTATTCCTCTGTGGTCGATTATTTTGGATGTGGTAAACTTTATCACCTTGGTGATGAGAAGGAGTTGGTGGCTTTACTTAATGAGTTTGTGACGAACTTTTCCGAAGAAAAAAAGAAATCACTAACTCAGTCATTTATGGTTGAAGAAAAATATACCATTGAAAAATCTTATTGTACATTATTAGATGCTATTTCAAATGAGAATAGTGTTAAATCTGATAGACCGATTTGGTTGAGCCAGTTTTTGGGTGCCTATAATCCCTTAAGCACCTTTTCACCGGCTGGTAAAGAGTCCATTAGCATCTATTACCGTGATGAAAATGGCAATTGGTCTGAAAACCAAAAACTAGTATTTTCTTTATTTAATAGGGATAGTTTTACTTTTTCTGTCCCAAAAGGAATGACAAGAATAAGATTGGATATGTCTGAACGACCAAGTTACTATGACAAAATAACATTAGTTGATAGTGACACAATGACGCAATTATTGCCAACAAACGTATCAGGATTTGAAGAAAATAATTCATTTTACTTCAATCATTCAGATCCTCAGATGGAATTCAATGTTTCCTTTTCAAAAAATAATGTTTTTCAACTAAGCTACCAATTAGCAAATTTAGAAAATATCTTTCAGGATTCATTTTTACCAAATCAATTAGTTCAAAAATTGTTAAGTTTTAAAGAAAAGCAAAGTGATTTAGAAATGTTGAAGATTGAAAATCACCAGTTACAGGAAAAAAATAAACTCAAACAAGAACAATTAGAAGAAATGGTAGTTCGATATAATTCTGTCATTCATTCTAGACGTTGGTCTATTCCAACAAAAATGATTAACTTTCTAAGGAGAAAAAAATGA
- a CDS encoding rhamnan synthesis F family protein, whose amino-acid sequence MKRLLLYVHFNKYNRLSPHVLYQLKKMRPLFSNLIFISNSSLNDSDRQELLSSGLVNEVIQRQNIGFDFAAWRDGMATVGFESLSEYDNVTIMNDTCFGPLWDMKPYFLTYEDDEEVDFWGLTNNRQTKEFDEHIQSYFISFKKTVLSNETFLHFWRTVQDFTDVQDVIKNYETQVTTGLLKEGFRYKCIFNTVTADASGMLHADFSYYNPTAILKHQVPFIKVKTIDANQSIAPYLLQVIKNQTDYPVDLIVSHMSDIHYPDAPYLLSQKYLEKQEESDLKVSEHSIAVHLHVFYVDLLEEFLHAFTSFKFPFDLYITTDKSEKESEIKAILDSFRVSAKIVVTGNIGRDVLPMLKLKDELSQYDYIGHFHTKKSKEADFWAGESWRSELIDMLIKPANTIINQFEDPAIGIIIADIPSFFRFNKIVTPLNEHLIAPEMNKLWEKMNLSKTIDFEQFDTFVMSYGTFVWFKYDALKPLFDLNLKDGDVPKEPLPQNSILHAVERLLIYIAWDCHFDFRIAKNNVELTPFLDNKLFNDKSNSLPNTYVDFTYMGGIKGALKYIFIGPARAIKYIIRRLGEKIKE is encoded by the coding sequence ATGAAGCGTCTGCTTTTGTATGTGCATTTTAATAAGTATAATCGATTAAGTCCACATGTACTTTACCAACTTAAGAAGATGCGACCATTATTTTCAAATCTAATTTTCATTTCAAATAGTAGCTTGAATGATTCCGATCGACAAGAGTTGCTTTCTTCTGGATTAGTCAATGAAGTCATCCAACGTCAAAATATCGGTTTTGACTTTGCAGCATGGCGAGACGGCATGGCAACTGTTGGATTTGAATCTCTTTCCGAATATGATAATGTCACCATTATGAATGATACTTGTTTCGGTCCTTTGTGGGATATGAAGCCGTATTTTTTAACGTATGAAGATGATGAAGAAGTCGATTTTTGGGGTTTGACAAATAATAGACAGACCAAGGAATTTGATGAGCATATTCAAAGCTATTTTATTTCATTCAAAAAGACGGTTCTTTCAAATGAAACCTTTCTTCATTTTTGGCGAACAGTTCAGGATTTCACAGATGTTCAGGATGTTATCAAGAACTATGAGACACAAGTAACAACAGGTTTATTAAAAGAAGGCTTCCGTTATAAATGTATTTTCAACACGGTGACAGCTGATGCAAGTGGTATGTTGCATGCTGACTTCTCATACTATAATCCGACAGCCATTTTAAAACATCAGGTCCCATTCATAAAAGTCAAAACAATTGATGCCAATCAAAGTATTGCTCCTTATTTATTACAGGTAATAAAAAATCAAACTGACTATCCTGTAGATTTGATTGTTAGTCACATGTCTGATATTCACTATCCCGATGCACCTTATTTACTTTCTCAAAAGTATCTCGAGAAACAGGAAGAGAGTGATTTAAAGGTGAGTGAACATAGTATTGCTGTTCATCTTCATGTTTTTTATGTGGATTTACTGGAAGAATTTTTACATGCCTTCACATCTTTTAAATTCCCTTTTGATCTTTATATTACAACGGATAAAAGTGAAAAAGAGTCAGAAATAAAAGCTATTTTGGATAGCTTCCGAGTATCAGCAAAAATAGTAGTGACTGGTAATATAGGCCGTGATGTCTTACCAATGTTAAAACTTAAGGATGAGTTGTCACAATATGACTATATTGGGCATTTTCACACGAAAAAATCTAAAGAGGCTGATTTTTGGGCTGGAGAATCTTGGCGCAGTGAACTTATTGACATGCTAATTAAACCAGCAAATACGATCATAAATCAATTTGAAGATCCTGCAATAGGTATTATCATTGCGGATATTCCAAGTTTCTTCAGATTCAATAAAATTGTAACGCCACTTAATGAACACCTAATAGCTCCAGAAATGAATAAGCTCTGGGAAAAAATGAATTTATCAAAAACGATTGATTTTGAACAATTTGATACTTTTGTGATGAGTTATGGTACTTTTGTATGGTTTAAATATGATGCTCTCAAACCTTTATTTGATTTAAATTTAAAAGATGGAGATGTTCCAAAGGAACCCTTACCACAAAACTCTATTTTGCATGCAGTTGAAAGGTTGTTGATTTATATTGCTTGGGATTGTCATTTTGATTTCCGAATAGCTAAAAATAATGTTGAATTAACTCCCTTTCTGGATAATAAATTATTTAATGACAAATCCAATAGTTTACCCAATACCTATGTTGATTTCACCTACATGGGTGGAATAAAAGGAGCTCTCAAATATATTTTCATAGGGCCGGCGAGAGCGATTAAATATATCATTAGAAGGTTAGGTGAGAAAATTAAAGAATGA
- a CDS encoding LTA synthase family protein, with protein sequence MILALEKMNWRRIIHSTLIFVLAFYLNLYLINMQIMDDIPKIAEPFKEFISFSKFTAFISLIGIILYIIVSINQKFFKKILLAYITFILARYFIVITRNLNNKSFEISNFLKNNIFQVEVLYILLLFLIPSIILYFILKRYDQYDRLFNLFENFNAENVLIGIIFSIAFFKTNESLVFYIDRIPDLTSGNSFLKYLKVISEVNISISILITLITYSLLKSFKHIKKLKPSLQLSFTSSLFFAIIFNYTLQYGVRTDTDLLGLYIFPGATSFQIFVLLLLFLLVYVATNRYLASTLLIATLGIIISIANIIKEKMRSEPLLPIDFLWVKDLKLVLSFVDNSIIIYLFFALIIPVLLYFLIKHFVDVTPIFNKQSYRFICFLTLSCLFITGFYIFKNEEDGKIAENIPLVSKVNNFIDVEWMGFDVNARYKSVMYVWTKQLTKRIMKEPKTYDEHQMKAIAKKYKDLSVMINKERSQSINNQTVIFILSESLSNPNRIDGVSTSTPLLPNIESIKNTTTSGIMHSDGYGGGTANMEFEAITGLPYYNFSPSVSTLYTEVVPKLKYFPSLSHFYHKKDRYVLHPSNSNNYNRKQVYEKLGFDHLIFSDSTKEKFTYDSNIGVNMSDDSLYNNIINKIDSSSNQFFSIITMQNHAPWSVGSPEDVIATGENFSESENNNFTEYARLLTYTDDSTKKFLDNLNRKDKEITVVFYGDHLPGLYPDSIFKNSPDVQYQTDYFIWSNHNKNQLNHPLVNSSDFPALLLKHTHSKVTPYYALLTKVLENATVDKENLTDEQEKILDDLRLVQFDMTLGKNYLENLNFYKIGE encoded by the coding sequence ATGATCTTAGCACTTGAAAAAATGAATTGGAGAAGGATAATCCATTCTACATTGATATTTGTTCTAGCTTTCTATCTTAATCTTTACTTAATCAATATGCAAATCATGGATGATATTCCAAAAATTGCAGAGCCCTTTAAAGAATTTATTTCATTTTCTAAGTTCACAGCTTTCATTAGTCTAATTGGAATAATCTTATATATAATCGTAAGTATAAACCAAAAATTTTTTAAAAAAATCTTATTGGCTTATATCACTTTTATTTTGGCACGGTATTTCATTGTTATTACTCGAAATTTAAATAATAAGAGTTTTGAAATATCAAATTTTTTGAAGAATAATATTTTCCAAGTAGAAGTTTTGTATATCCTTTTACTATTCTTAATTCCAAGTATTATTCTTTATTTTATTTTAAAAAGGTATGATCAATATGATCGTCTTTTCAATCTGTTTGAAAATTTTAATGCTGAGAATGTATTAATTGGAATCATATTTTCAATCGCTTTTTTTAAAACAAATGAAAGTTTAGTCTTCTATATTGATCGCATTCCTGATCTAACAAGTGGAAATAGTTTTCTAAAATACCTAAAAGTTATTTCAGAAGTAAACATCTCCATCTCTATATTGATAACGCTCATCACTTATTCACTTTTAAAATCCTTTAAACATATCAAAAAACTTAAGCCAAGTTTACAACTCTCTTTTACATCAAGTTTATTTTTCGCAATAATTTTTAATTACACATTACAATATGGGGTTCGAACGGATACTGACTTATTGGGTCTTTATATTTTTCCAGGAGCAACAAGTTTTCAAATATTTGTTTTATTGCTTCTTTTCCTACTTGTCTATGTTGCTACAAATCGTTATTTGGCATCAACACTTTTAATTGCAACTTTAGGAATTATTATTTCAATCGCAAATATTATAAAAGAGAAAATGCGAAGTGAACCTTTATTACCGATTGATTTTTTATGGGTAAAAGATTTAAAACTGGTTTTATCTTTTGTTGATAATAGTATTATTATTTATTTATTCTTTGCTTTAATTATTCCTGTACTACTTTATTTCTTAATCAAACACTTTGTTGATGTAACCCCAATTTTTAATAAGCAAAGCTATCGTTTTATTTGTTTTTTGACCTTAAGTTGTTTATTCATTACAGGATTTTATATATTTAAAAATGAAGAAGATGGTAAAATTGCGGAGAATATTCCTCTGGTTTCAAAAGTCAATAATTTTATTGATGTTGAGTGGATGGGATTTGATGTTAATGCTAGGTATAAGTCAGTAATGTATGTTTGGACTAAGCAATTAACAAAGCGGATTATGAAAGAGCCTAAGACATATGATGAACATCAAATGAAGGCTATTGCAAAAAAATATAAAGATTTATCAGTTATGATAAATAAAGAGAGAAGTCAATCGATTAACAATCAGACTGTCATCTTTATTTTAAGTGAAAGTCTTTCAAATCCAAATAGAATTGATGGAGTTTCTACGTCTACTCCATTATTGCCAAATATTGAATCAATTAAAAATACTACTACAAGTGGTATAATGCACTCAGACGGATATGGTGGAGGAACAGCTAATATGGAATTTGAGGCCATTACAGGTCTGCCATACTATAATTTTTCCCCTAGTGTATCAACTTTGTATACTGAAGTTGTACCAAAATTAAAATATTTTCCTTCCTTAAGTCATTTTTATCACAAAAAAGATAGATATGTTCTTCATCCTTCTAATTCAAATAATTATAACAGAAAACAAGTTTACGAAAAGTTAGGATTTGATCATCTCATTTTTTCAGATTCTACCAAGGAAAAATTTACTTATGATTCTAATATCGGAGTAAATATGAGTGATGACTCTCTTTATAATAATATCATTAACAAAATTGATAGTTCTTCAAATCAGTTTTTCTCGATTATAACAATGCAGAATCATGCACCATGGTCGGTTGGTTCACCAGAAGACGTTATTGCTACGGGTGAAAATTTTTCTGAGTCAGAAAATAATAACTTTACGGAATATGCCAGATTACTGACATATACAGATGACTCGACAAAGAAATTTTTAGATAATCTTAATCGAAAAGATAAAGAAATCACAGTGGTATTCTATGGGGACCATTTACCGGGGCTCTATCCAGACAGTATTTTTAAAAATTCACCAGATGTTCAATATCAAACAGATTACTTTATTTGGAGTAATCATAACAAAAATCAACTGAATCACCCATTAGTAAACTCAAGTGACTTTCCAGCATTATTATTAAAACATACTCATTCCAAAGTAACACCTTATTATGCCTTACTCACTAAAGTACTTGAAAATGCTACTGTTGATAAAGAAAACTTAACTGACGAACAGGAGAAAATCTTGGATGACCTAAGACTAGTACAATTTGATATGACTCTAGGTAAAAATTATCTCGAAAATTTAAATTTCTATAAAATAGGAGAATGA
- a CDS encoding glycosyltransferase family 2 protein: MTEKIAVLLPAYNEEVTIQKVIKDFQHYLPEADIYVYDNNSKDKTNQLAQEAGAIVRFEPRQGKGNVVRSMFREIDADYYIMIDADDTYPAAEVEKLLEPLRSGLADMTIGDRLSNGTYAKENKRGFHGFGNNLVKTLINKLYKGNYQDIMTGYRGFNRLFVKTFPVLSPGFEIETELSIHSLDKRFKLVEVPITYQDRPDGSESKLNTFSDGFKVLKMIFNLFKDYKPLLFFSIVSVVLFIFGLIVGIPVISEFARTGMIAKMPSAILATGLMILAALSFVSGFILDTIVRQNRMQYELSVYQYYESIRNKNNL; encoded by the coding sequence ATGACAGAAAAAATAGCAGTATTGTTACCTGCATACAATGAGGAAGTAACAATTCAAAAAGTAATCAAAGATTTTCAACATTATCTGCCAGAAGCTGATATTTATGTCTATGACAATAATTCTAAAGATAAAACAAATCAACTTGCCCAGGAAGCAGGTGCAATTGTTCGTTTTGAACCAAGGCAAGGAAAAGGTAATGTTGTTAGGTCAATGTTTAGAGAAATTGATGCTGATTATTATATCATGATAGACGCAGATGACACATATCCAGCCGCAGAAGTAGAAAAGTTATTAGAACCTCTTAGATCTGGTTTAGCAGATATGACTATTGGTGATAGGTTATCTAATGGGACGTACGCAAAAGAAAACAAGCGTGGTTTTCATGGATTTGGGAATAATCTAGTTAAAACATTGATTAATAAATTGTATAAAGGAAATTATCAAGATATCATGACAGGATATCGAGGATTTAATAGACTTTTTGTAAAAACTTTTCCCGTATTGTCACCTGGTTTCGAAATTGAAACAGAACTTTCTATTCATTCATTGGATAAGCGTTTCAAACTAGTAGAAGTTCCAATAACTTATCAAGATCGCCCTGATGGTAGTGAATCAAAATTGAATACATTTTCAGATGGTTTTAAAGTTTTAAAAATGATTTTTAATCTATTTAAAGATTATAAACCGTTACTATTTTTTAGTATTGTTTCAGTTGTCTTATTCATATTTGGTTTAATTGTTGGAATTCCAGTGATTAGTGAGTTTGCAAGGACTGGTATGATTGCCAAAATGCCTTCAGCTATTTTAGCAACTGGTTTAATGATTTTAGCTGCTTTATCATTTGTATCAGGATTTATCTTAGATACAATTGTAAGACAAAATAGAATGCAGTATGAATTAAGTGTGTATCAATACTATGAAAGTATTAGAAATAAAAATAATTTATAA
- a CDS encoding DUF7657 domain-containing protein: MKTLKFIISRLLKWRYLIAVVFFVIGVSFQLHGSSISNWNNFGVTETTQGKKIKTINQFTQSEEGAISIPHELKNWISLSPREDGTLIGVPRMIRTDEWLVQTPFYISQSNTGAKLVNDSYGIDGQNMMIAYNAPVKDISVVGKPFNWGFLFLGPNYGLSWYWCLKIILFLLVSFEFSLILTKRNTFISLIGSLWITFTPATQWWFMQHLGDVVFYSLAIMVLIYHYFRQKKVLRKIGIALLLTMSIIGFVLIIYPAFQVTFAYIILAFLLIEIYLSIAEKRFSKFDFGIMIATLISSFAVIGITLLRSKEAIDATLNTVYPGHRVSSGGAIGLERLSDVFLNPILPFKIPNFSNQVEVSTSISLFPMSIVTIPFVFKKSTLKDNLFGYFLLIYSLFLCIYTFLGIPESLAKLSLFSYVTSGRSWQTLAVVSVFLSIWLIAYLWEKRQDYSPVILGLISFLVVTALALQTYFSPDYIGFIGKKYLLLISFALLTIYLSVIFKRKWLLLFSLLPFIIVSGMTVNPVVKGIDVLIDKRLSQGIIGIVKKDPESKWISEGGLYNFPQMFGAHSLNSVRFYPDKTLMHKLDTRNSYENAWNRYSHMQVFLTKNETRMEAPVPDVLNVQLGLDKLDSLHVKYVLTHRDLEKEYGSKFQVIYGPDKDGIRIFRIDNRRD; encoded by the coding sequence ATGAAGACGCTTAAATTTATTATTTCACGTTTATTAAAATGGCGTTATTTAATAGCAGTTGTTTTTTTTGTAATAGGTGTATCATTTCAGTTACATGGTTCCTCTATTTCTAATTGGAATAATTTTGGAGTAACTGAAACTACACAAGGAAAGAAAATCAAAACAATTAATCAGTTTACTCAGTCTGAAGAAGGTGCAATTAGTATTCCACATGAATTAAAAAATTGGATTTCTCTATCTCCCAGAGAAGACGGTACTTTAATTGGTGTTCCAAGAATGATTCGGACAGATGAATGGTTAGTTCAAACCCCGTTTTATATTTCACAGTCAAATACAGGAGCAAAATTAGTCAATGATTCCTATGGAATAGATGGTCAAAATATGATGATTGCTTATAATGCTCCAGTAAAGGATATTTCGGTGGTCGGTAAACCTTTTAATTGGGGCTTTCTTTTCCTTGGCCCGAATTATGGCTTATCTTGGTATTGGTGTTTAAAGATTATTTTATTTTTACTAGTTTCATTTGAGTTTTCTTTGATTTTAACCAAAAGAAATACATTTATTTCTTTAATAGGAAGTCTATGGATAACATTTACACCTGCAACGCAGTGGTGGTTTATGCAACATTTAGGGGATGTTGTGTTTTACAGTTTAGCAATAATGGTTTTGATTTATCACTATTTTAGACAGAAGAAGGTGCTTCGTAAGATAGGTATAGCTCTATTACTCACTATGTCGATAATAGGATTTGTTTTAATTATTTATCCAGCTTTCCAGGTTACTTTTGCCTATATTATTTTGGCATTTTTACTAATAGAAATCTATTTATCTATTGCAGAAAAGAGATTTTCAAAGTTTGATTTTGGTATCATGATTGCAACACTGATAAGTTCGTTTGCAGTTATTGGAATAACATTATTACGTAGCAAAGAAGCTATAGATGCAACACTGAATACAGTTTATCCTGGTCATCGGGTATCATCAGGTGGAGCAATAGGATTAGAACGACTATCAGATGTTTTTCTGAATCCAATTCTTCCTTTTAAAATTCCAAATTTTTCAAATCAAGTTGAGGTGTCAACTTCAATTAGTTTATTCCCAATGTCTATTGTTACAATCCCCTTCGTTTTTAAAAAGTCAACACTAAAAGATAATCTTTTTGGCTATTTTTTACTGATTTATAGTTTATTCTTGTGTATATATACCTTTTTGGGAATTCCTGAATCTTTAGCAAAACTGTCATTATTTTCGTATGTAACATCGGGTCGATCATGGCAGACACTAGCAGTTGTATCTGTTTTTCTATCTATTTGGTTAATTGCCTATTTATGGGAAAAAAGACAAGATTATTCTCCAGTGATTTTAGGCTTAATTAGCTTTCTGGTAGTGACGGCACTTGCCTTACAGACTTATTTTTCTCCAGATTATATAGGTTTCATCGGAAAAAAATATCTTCTTTTGATATCGTTTGCTTTATTAACTATCTACCTCTCGGTAATTTTTAAACGGAAATGGCTTTTATTATTTTCATTACTTCCCTTCATAATTGTCAGTGGCATGACTGTCAATCCAGTTGTAAAAGGAATAGACGTTTTAATAGATAAGAGACTGTCACAAGGTATTATAGGAATTGTAAAAAAAGATCCAGAATCTAAGTGGATATCTGAAGGTGGATTGTATAACTTTCCTCAGATGTTTGGAGCACATAGTTTAAATAGTGTTAGGTTTTATCCGGATAAAACTTTGATGCATAAACTTGATACTAGAAATTCTTATGAAAATGCATGGAATAGATATTCACACATGCAAGTCTTTTTGACAAAAAATGAAACACGAATGGAAGCTCCTGTTCCAGACGTTTTAAATGTACAACTTGGTTTGGATAAACTTGATTCCCTTCATGTAAAATATGTCCTAACTCATAGAGATTTAGAAAAAGAGTATGGATCAAAGTTCCAAGTCATATATGGGCCAGATAAAGATGGGATACGTATTTTCAGAATAGATAATAGAAGGGATTAA
- a CDS encoding GtrA family protein, protein MRSKLNHFFQTEVFKYLFFGVLATVVYLVCRLVMYAISGEATLSALVANVAAILFAFVTNDIYVFNQVRQGWLQRFIKFVIARIFTLLLDVFLAYLLVEKFPSLIGKFVHHNLSLVNTIETLLGQVLVIILNYILSKLFIFKNSK, encoded by the coding sequence ATGAGGTCAAAACTTAATCATTTTTTTCAAACAGAAGTATTTAAATACCTATTTTTTGGTGTCCTCGCAACAGTTGTCTATCTGGTTTGCAGATTAGTCATGTATGCCATTTCTGGTGAAGCAACCTTATCAGCACTTGTTGCAAATGTTGCTGCTATTCTTTTTGCCTTTGTCACAAATGATATCTATGTTTTTAATCAAGTTCGACAAGGCTGGTTGCAACGCTTCATAAAATTTGTTATTGCTCGCATATTTACGCTCTTGTTAGATGTCTTTTTGGCTTATCTTTTAGTAGAGAAATTTCCATCCCTCATTGGTAAATTTGTTCATCATAACCTCAGTCTTGTAAATACAATTGAAACCCTTTTAGGACAAGTCTTAGTCATTATCCTAAACTACATTTTAAGTAAACTCTTTATTTTTAAAAATTCAAAATAG